The Pseudomonas cucumis sequence ACAACGGTTCCGCCAGAAACAACACAAACAACAACCGCATCACCTGCATTGCCGTTACCAGCGGCACCGACAATTGCAGGGTCTCCGCCGTCAGGCTCATCTCGGCGATTCCGCCGGGCATCATGCCCAGCGTCAGCGAACGCAGATCCAGATGAGTCAGCGCACTCAACCCCAATGCCGCCAAAGTGGCGATCAACATGGTCAACACCGTGCCCAGCAGGGTTCGGCCCATGAACGACGGTGCCCGCCGGAAGAACTGCCGATTGAAGTGACACCCCAACCCGCTGCCAATCAGCCACTGGCCAATCTGACTGCCGCCGTTGGGCAGTCCGATGTGCAGGTCCCAAGCAATGCTCACCGTCGCACTTACCAGCAGCGGCCCGAACAACCAGGGGTTGGGTTGTCGCAGCCGTTCCCAGATCCAGGCGGCAAGGGCGCCCGCCGGGAACAGAATGGCCAGCCACCACCAGTCGACGGTTGTTGGATGCAAGGCCGGCGCACCGTCGCCCAAAAGATACTTGAACGCCGCTGGCACACACAGCACCACCACCAACACCCGCAAACTTTGCCCCGCCGCGACACGGCTGAGCACCGCGCCGTTGCGGGCGCCGAGGTTGACCATCTCCCCGGAGCCGCCGGGCATGCTGGAAAAGAACGCGGTGGCGCGATCTTCCCCGGTGCGCCGCATTAACCAGACCCCCACCACGGCGGACAGGCTGGTGACTAATGCACCGAAAAAGATCAAACCGAAGTGGCTCAGCACCTGCTCCATCACCAACGGGGTGAAGTGCAGGCCGATACCGATGCCGACAACCCACTGGCCGCACTTGCGGCCGCCAGGGATTTCCGCCAGTTGCCAGGGAGTCAGGCAGCGCACGAGGATGATCGCCAGCAACGAGCCGACCATCCACGGAAGTGGCCAGCCGATCTGGCTGGCGAGGTAACCGCCCAGCAGACCGACCAGCGGTGTTCCCCACCAGCTTTTGAAGGGGGGCCTATCAGACATCGGCGAGAGTGCGCCGGGCGACTGAACGTTTGCGCCAGATGCGCAGCAGCGGCATCAGCAACATGATTGCAGTGAGCACCCAGCAACCGAACGTGATCGGGCTCGACCAGAGAATTTCCAGTGCGCCATTGGAGATCGACAGCGCGCGACGCAGGTTTTGCTCCATCAGACCGCCAAGGATGAAACCCAGCAGTACCGGCGACAACGGGAAATCCAGCTTGCGCAGGATGTAACCGAAGATTCCGATGCCGATCATCAGGAACAGGTCGAACGTGGTGGCATGCACCGCGTAGACGCCGATCCCGGTGATGATCGCGATCACCGGCACCAGCGCCCAGTTAGGCACGGCGAGGATGCGGGTAAAGATGCGGATCATCGGAATGTTGAGAATCACCAGCATCACGTTGGCGACGAACAACGACGCGATCAGGCCCCAGACGATGTCCGGTTGCTGCTGGAACAACAGCGGGCCCGGCGTGATGTTGTACAGCGACAGCGCGCCGATCATCACCGCCGTGGTACCCGAACCCGGAACACCGAGGGTCAGCATCGGCACCAGTGCACCGCAGGCGGCGCCACCGATGGCGGTTTCCGGAGCCGCGAGGCCACGCATGTCGCCTTGTCCGAACGTGCCCTTGGCGCCGGCAATACGTTTCTCGGTCATATAGGCCACAGCGCTGGCCAATGTCGCGCCGGCACCCG is a genomic window containing:
- a CDS encoding AbrB family transcriptional regulator, with the protein product MSDRPPFKSWWGTPLVGLLGGYLASQIGWPLPWMVGSLLAIILVRCLTPWQLAEIPGGRKCGQWVVGIGIGLHFTPLVMEQVLSHFGLIFFGALVTSLSAVVGVWLMRRTGEDRATAFFSSMPGGSGEMVNLGARNGAVLSRVAAGQSLRVLVVVLCVPAAFKYLLGDGAPALHPTTVDWWWLAILFPAGALAAWIWERLRQPNPWLFGPLLVSATVSIAWDLHIGLPNGGSQIGQWLIGSGLGCHFNRQFFRRAPSFMGRTLLGTVLTMLIATLAALGLSALTHLDLRSLTLGMMPGGIAEMSLTAETLQLSVPLVTAMQVMRLLFVLFLAEPLFRYWNREPDSP